From Aristaeella lactis, the proteins below share one genomic window:
- a CDS encoding CTP synthase, which translates to MTKYIFVTGGVVSGLGKGITAASLGRLLKARGIKVAAQKLDPYINADPGTMSPYQHGEVYVTEDGAETDLDLGHYERFIDEDLNKYSNLTTGKVFANVLRKEREGGYLGSTVQIIPHITDEIKRFIYRVGEKSDADVVITEIGGTIGDIESQPFVEAIREVGLEVGRENALYIHVTLVPYLKASGEHKSKPTQHSVKEMQGMGINPNIIVLRTDEKITDETIFSKIAHFCNVKDDCVIENTTLPTLYAAPLMLEKAGLAAVVCRELGLKSPAPDLKDWEDLVERIRHQTRKVKIGLVGKYVQLHDAYLSVAEALRHAGYAQDVMVEIEWIDSERLNEKTVEEILSPLQAIIVPGGFGGRGIEGMILAAKWAREHHVPYFGICLGMQIAVIEFARNVAGLKGANSREFDEKAPYRVIDFMPGQNDEIDKGGTLRLGRYPCILKEDTVIAKCYGETRIGERHRHRYEFANEYRETLEKAGLVLSGLSPDERLVETVEIPGEAFFVGVQFHPEFKSRPNKPHPLFYGFIAAAIKGIK; encoded by the coding sequence ATGACGAAGTACATTTTTGTTACCGGCGGTGTGGTTTCAGGACTTGGAAAGGGTATTACGGCTGCGTCCCTGGGAAGGCTTCTGAAGGCCCGCGGCATTAAGGTGGCGGCGCAGAAACTGGATCCCTATATCAATGCGGATCCCGGTACCATGAGCCCTTATCAGCACGGCGAAGTATACGTGACGGAGGATGGCGCGGAAACGGATCTGGATCTGGGACACTATGAACGGTTCATCGATGAGGATCTGAACAAGTATTCCAACCTGACCACCGGCAAGGTCTTCGCGAATGTTCTCCGGAAGGAACGGGAAGGCGGATATCTGGGCTCCACGGTGCAGATCATTCCGCATATCACAGATGAGATCAAGCGGTTCATTTACCGGGTCGGTGAGAAGTCTGACGCGGATGTGGTGATTACCGAGATCGGCGGTACGATCGGTGATATTGAGAGCCAGCCCTTCGTTGAGGCGATCCGCGAGGTGGGACTGGAAGTAGGCCGGGAGAACGCGCTGTATATCCATGTGACGCTGGTTCCCTACCTGAAGGCAAGCGGGGAACACAAATCCAAACCTACGCAGCACAGCGTGAAGGAAATGCAGGGCATGGGCATCAACCCGAACATCATCGTGCTGCGGACAGATGAAAAGATCACCGATGAAACGATCTTCTCCAAGATTGCGCATTTCTGCAACGTGAAGGATGACTGCGTGATCGAGAATACTACGCTGCCTACACTGTATGCGGCTCCGCTGATGCTGGAAAAGGCCGGTCTGGCCGCGGTGGTCTGCCGGGAACTGGGCCTGAAATCCCCGGCACCGGACCTGAAGGACTGGGAGGATCTGGTGGAACGGATCCGGCACCAGACCCGGAAAGTGAAGATCGGCCTGGTCGGCAAATATGTGCAGCTGCATGACGCTTATCTTTCTGTGGCGGAAGCCCTGCGGCATGCGGGATACGCGCAGGACGTGATGGTGGAGATCGAATGGATCGACTCCGAACGCCTGAATGAGAAGACCGTTGAGGAGATCCTGAGCCCCCTGCAGGCGATCATTGTGCCCGGAGGCTTTGGCGGCCGCGGTATCGAAGGCATGATCCTGGCGGCTAAATGGGCGAGGGAACATCATGTGCCGTATTTCGGCATCTGTCTGGGCATGCAGATCGCGGTGATCGAGTTTGCCCGGAACGTGGCTGGACTGAAAGGTGCCAATTCCAGGGAATTTGACGAGAAAGCGCCGTACCGGGTGATCGACTTCATGCCGGGTCAGAACGATGAGATCGACAAGGGCGGTACCCTGCGGCTGGGCCGGTATCCCTGCATCCTGAAAGAGGATACCGTGATCGCGAAATGCTATGGGGAAACACGGATCGGCGAGCGTCACCGCCACCGCTACGAGTTTGCCAATGAATACCGCGAGACGCTGGAGAAAGCGGGACTTGTCCTGTCCGGACTGTCTCCGGATGAACGGCTGGTGGAGACCGTGGAGATCCCGGGAGAAGCGTTCTTCGTGGGTGTGCAGTTCCATCCGGAATTCAAGAGCAGGCCGAATAAACCGCATCCGCTGTTTTATGGCTTTATCGCTGCGGCCATTAAAGGTATAAAGTGA
- the glmS gene encoding glutamine--fructose-6-phosphate transaminase (isomerizing): protein MCGIVGYTGHVQAAPILLDGLARLEYRGYDSAGLAVRDGKAPAEVVKATGKLYHLADKTDQGRALPGCCGIGHTRWATHGDPSMVNAHPHVSGNCSGSGCGPVESDVVGVHNGIIENFTELKEKLLRHDYAFYSETDTEVAVKLVDYYYKKYKIGPVDAITRAMVRIRGSYALALMFKDYPDEIFVARKDSPLVIGTADGASYLASDVPAILKYTRNVYYIDNLQVGRISAGEVKFYDLNGDEVQLPLTEITWDAAAAEKDGYEHFMLKEIHEQPKAVRDTLNSLVKDGKITLEETGLTDEMLRQVNRIDIVACGSAWHVGMASQYVIEDLVRIPVRVELASEYRYRSIPVAPDTLVIIISQSGETADSLAALRVAKERGAMTLAVVNVIGSTIAREADHTLYTLAGPEIAVATTKAYSAQLIAMDVLAVKMAAVRKQITEEQETGFLEALNAIPDQIGRVLEEKQRLQWFSSKIANTHDIFFIGRGLDYAISLEGSLKMKEISYIHSEAYAAGELKHGTISLIEQNTLVIGVLTQGSLFEKTLSNMLECKSRGAYLMGVTTNGNFSVEDSVNFTVYVPKTDEHFIASLAIVPLQLLGYYTSVNRGLDVDKPRNLAKSVTVE, encoded by the coding sequence ATGTGCGGAATAGTTGGATACACAGGGCATGTGCAGGCGGCGCCGATCCTGCTGGACGGTCTGGCGAGGCTGGAATACCGCGGATATGATTCAGCCGGTCTGGCGGTACGGGACGGCAAGGCGCCGGCAGAAGTGGTGAAAGCGACCGGTAAACTATATCACCTGGCGGATAAAACAGACCAGGGACGCGCTCTGCCCGGCTGCTGCGGTATCGGCCATACACGCTGGGCTACCCACGGCGATCCCAGCATGGTGAACGCGCATCCGCATGTGAGCGGCAACTGCTCCGGCTCCGGCTGCGGCCCGGTGGAGAGCGACGTGGTGGGTGTGCACAACGGCATCATCGAAAACTTTACGGAACTGAAGGAAAAGCTGCTGCGCCACGATTATGCCTTTTACAGCGAAACCGACACGGAGGTGGCGGTGAAGCTGGTGGATTACTACTATAAAAAATATAAGATCGGTCCTGTGGATGCCATTACCCGGGCCATGGTCCGGATCCGGGGCAGCTATGCCCTGGCCCTGATGTTCAAGGATTATCCGGATGAGATCTTTGTGGCCCGGAAGGATTCCCCGCTGGTGATCGGGACGGCGGACGGCGCTTCCTATCTTGCATCGGATGTTCCGGCTATCCTGAAATATACGCGTAATGTTTACTACATCGATAACCTGCAGGTCGGCCGGATCAGCGCCGGCGAGGTGAAGTTCTACGACCTGAACGGGGATGAGGTTCAGCTGCCGCTGACCGAGATCACCTGGGACGCCGCGGCAGCGGAAAAAGACGGATATGAGCATTTCATGCTCAAGGAGATCCACGAGCAGCCCAAGGCAGTCCGGGATACGCTGAACAGCCTGGTCAAGGACGGAAAGATCACTCTCGAGGAAACCGGACTGACCGATGAGATGCTGAGGCAGGTAAACCGCATCGATATTGTGGCCTGCGGTTCCGCCTGGCATGTAGGTATGGCATCCCAGTATGTGATCGAAGACCTGGTGAGGATTCCGGTCCGGGTGGAACTGGCGAGCGAATACCGGTACCGCAGCATTCCGGTGGCTCCGGATACGCTGGTGATCATTATTTCCCAAAGCGGTGAGACAGCGGACAGCCTGGCTGCCCTGAGGGTGGCGAAAGAACGCGGCGCCATGACGCTGGCAGTGGTCAATGTGATCGGATCCACGATCGCGCGGGAAGCGGATCATACGCTGTATACGCTGGCGGGACCGGAGATCGCTGTGGCAACCACAAAGGCTTACAGCGCCCAGCTGATCGCCATGGACGTGCTGGCCGTGAAGATGGCAGCGGTCAGGAAGCAGATCACGGAAGAACAGGAAACCGGTTTCCTGGAGGCACTGAACGCGATCCCGGACCAGATCGGCCGGGTGCTGGAAGAAAAGCAGCGGCTGCAGTGGTTCTCCTCCAAGATCGCGAACACGCATGATATCTTCTTCATCGGCCGGGGGCTTGACTACGCGATCAGCCTGGAAGGCAGCCTGAAGATGAAGGAGATCAGCTACATTCATTCCGAGGCTTACGCGGCAGGCGAACTGAAGCACGGAACCATCAGCCTGATCGAGCAGAACACCCTGGTGATCGGCGTGCTGACACAGGGCAGCCTGTTTGAAAAGACCCTGAGCAATATGCTTGAGTGCAAGAGCCGGGGCGCTTACCTGATGGGTGTGACCACAAACGGTAATTTCTCCGTGGAGGATTCCGTGAACTTCACGGTGTATGTGCCGAAAACGGATGAGCACTTTATCGCTTCGCTGGCCATTGTTCCCCTGCAGCTGCTGGGTTACTACACCAGCGTGAACAGGGGCCTGGATGTGGATAAGCCGAGGAACCTGGCAAAGAGTGTGACGGTCGAATGA
- a CDS encoding ABC transporter permease, with translation MERNKKGLNTLAFCLGILLAGVLIQAAGWLKGDRLVFPDVGGILRTFVRMLGEERTWRQIGTTLVHLVESLAAAAVIGTALGLAQGRSPFVRSLLKPLMILLRSIPMIVMTVIIMVLTKYEQVPLVAPALMLIPLISEATAEGLRRIEPEMIDVYRMNSGFNGRVLFQVYLPLMAGYLQQAYINAVGMGIKLAVTTEYLVQARDSLGKAVYSSAYFNEYAEIYAYALIMVLVAVVVSEAPRTLAKGFIHASE, from the coding sequence ATGGAGCGGAATAAAAAAGGCCTCAATACCCTGGCATTCTGCCTGGGGATCCTGCTGGCCGGTGTGCTGATCCAGGCAGCCGGGTGGCTGAAAGGCGACCGGCTGGTCTTCCCGGACGTGGGGGGAATCCTGCGGACGTTTGTCCGCATGCTCGGAGAGGAACGTACCTGGCGGCAGATCGGAACGACGCTGGTACACCTGGTCGAGTCCCTGGCCGCGGCTGCTGTGATCGGAACGGCACTGGGTCTGGCCCAGGGCCGGAGCCCGTTTGTCCGCTCCCTGCTGAAGCCGCTGATGATCCTGCTGCGGTCCATTCCGATGATCGTGATGACGGTGATCATCATGGTGCTGACAAAATACGAGCAGGTACCCCTTGTCGCACCGGCACTGATGCTGATCCCGCTGATCAGTGAAGCTACGGCGGAGGGACTGCGGCGGATCGAGCCGGAAATGATTGACGTCTACCGGATGAACAGCGGATTCAACGGCAGGGTGCTGTTTCAGGTGTATCTGCCGCTGATGGCCGGATACCTGCAGCAGGCCTATATCAATGCCGTGGGAATGGGCATCAAGCTGGCGGTGACCACCGAATACCTGGTACAGGCCAGAGATTCCCTGGGGAAAGCGGTGTACAGCAGCGCCTACTTTAATGAATACGCGGAGATCTACGCGTATGCGCTGATCATGGTGCTGGTGGCGGTTGTTGTAAGTGAAGCGCCGAGAACGCTGGCAAAAGGATTCATCCATGCCAGCGAATGA
- a CDS encoding cation diffusion facilitator family transporter: MKPEEFQTAATRVSLVSMITNVILTLLKLAAGLVAHSGAMISDAVHSASDIFSGLIVLIGVKISSKEPDEQHPYGHERYECVAALLLSGILAVVGGMIGITAVKDIISGGAQNDIPGVLALAAAVVSIVTKESLFWYTRGYAKKYRSTALHAEAWHQRSDALSSIGALIGIAGARMGMPVMEPIASLIIAVFILRVAVRIFKEAIDQMVDHSCNEEAEEAFRNTALEQPGVLGVELLRTRMFGNRVYVDLEIAADPNLTLAAAHEIAEDVHDVIEKTFPEVKHIMVHVNPAKKHD, encoded by the coding sequence ATGAAACCGGAGGAATTTCAGACCGCGGCTACGCGGGTTTCACTGGTGAGCATGATCACAAATGTGATCCTGACCCTGCTGAAGCTAGCCGCCGGTCTGGTTGCACATTCAGGAGCGATGATCAGTGACGCGGTACATTCTGCGTCTGATATTTTCAGCGGGCTGATCGTGCTGATCGGCGTGAAGATCTCATCCAAGGAACCGGATGAACAGCATCCTTACGGCCATGAAAGGTACGAGTGCGTGGCAGCCCTGCTGCTGAGCGGTATCCTGGCTGTTGTGGGCGGTATGATCGGCATAACGGCTGTGAAGGATATCATCAGCGGAGGTGCACAGAACGACATTCCCGGCGTACTTGCGCTGGCTGCGGCCGTGGTTTCCATTGTGACCAAGGAAAGCCTGTTCTGGTATACAAGGGGATACGCGAAGAAATACCGTTCCACGGCACTGCACGCGGAAGCCTGGCATCAGCGGAGCGACGCGCTGAGCTCCATCGGCGCCCTGATCGGTATCGCGGGGGCACGGATGGGTATGCCGGTGATGGAACCCATTGCCAGCCTGATCATAGCTGTGTTCATCCTGCGGGTGGCTGTCCGGATCTTCAAGGAAGCCATTGACCAGATGGTGGATCACTCCTGCAACGAGGAGGCGGAAGAAGCCTTCCGGAACACGGCACTGGAACAGCCCGGAGTCCTGGGCGTGGAGCTGCTTCGGACCAGGATGTTCGGCAACCGGGTGTATGTGGATCTGGAGATCGCGGCGGATCCCAACCTGACGCTGGCGGCAGCCCATGAGATCGCGGAGGATGTACATGACGTGATCGAAAAAACTTTCCCGGAAGTCAAGCACATCATGGTGCACGTAAATCCGGCAAAAAAACATGACTGA
- a CDS encoding aminotransferase class I/II-fold pyridoxal phosphate-dependent enzyme, which translates to MKPYVEMTVEELNQELDDLKKEYKKVQAMDMQLNMGRGIPCIDQLDLSMGMMDVLDSSSDLTCEDGTDCRNYGQLTGIQEARELLGDMMENNPKDIIIYGNSSLNVMFDTISRVWTHGVMGSTPWCKLPEVKFLCPVPGYDRHFAITQYFGIKMIPVPMTPTGPDMDIVEKLVSEDDTIKGIWCVPKYSNPSGISYSDETVRRFARLKPAAPDFRIFWDNAYGMHHLYDDHQDYLIEILAECKRAGNPDLVYKFASTSKITFPGSGIAAVATSPNNMVDFVNTLKFQTIGHDKVNQLRHVRFFGDIHGMVEHMRKHAAIIRPKFEMVEETLAKNLNGLDIGTWTSPRGGYFILFDSLPGCAKEIVALMKKAGVIMTPAGATWPYGKDPNDSNIRIAPTYPTLTELKTAMETFTLCVRIASAKKILAEKAAK; encoded by the coding sequence ATGAAGCCTTATGTGGAAATGACTGTAGAGGAACTGAACCAGGAACTGGACGACCTGAAAAAGGAATATAAAAAGGTTCAGGCCATGGACATGCAGCTGAATATGGGCCGGGGCATCCCCTGCATTGATCAGCTGGATCTTTCCATGGGCATGATGGACGTGCTGGATTCTTCATCCGATCTCACCTGTGAAGACGGTACAGACTGCCGCAACTACGGCCAGCTGACCGGCATCCAGGAAGCCCGCGAGCTGCTGGGTGACATGATGGAGAACAACCCCAAGGACATCATCATCTACGGGAACTCCTCCCTGAACGTTATGTTCGATACGATTTCCCGTGTCTGGACCCATGGTGTCATGGGCAGCACCCCCTGGTGCAAGCTGCCGGAGGTTAAGTTTCTCTGTCCCGTGCCCGGTTATGACCGCCACTTTGCGATCACGCAGTATTTCGGCATCAAAATGATCCCCGTCCCCATGACCCCCACCGGTCCGGATATGGATATCGTGGAAAAGCTGGTCAGCGAGGACGATACCATCAAGGGCATCTGGTGCGTACCGAAATACTCCAATCCTTCCGGTATTTCCTATTCAGACGAAACAGTCCGCCGTTTCGCCCGGCTGAAGCCTGCCGCGCCCGACTTCCGGATCTTCTGGGACAATGCCTACGGCATGCATCATCTTTATGACGATCATCAGGATTACCTGATCGAGATCCTGGCGGAGTGCAAGCGCGCCGGCAATCCGGATCTGGTTTACAAGTTTGCCTCCACCTCCAAGATCACCTTCCCCGGCAGCGGTATTGCTGCTGTGGCCACCAGCCCGAACAACATGGTCGATTTTGTGAACACGCTGAAGTTCCAGACCATCGGCCATGACAAGGTAAACCAGCTGCGTCATGTTCGTTTCTTCGGTGATATTCACGGCATGGTGGAACACATGCGCAAGCACGCCGCCATCATCCGGCCCAAGTTTGAAATGGTTGAGGAAACCCTGGCAAAGAACCTGAACGGCCTTGACATTGGAACCTGGACCTCACCCCGCGGCGGATACTTTATCCTCTTTGACTCCCTGCCCGGCTGTGCAAAAGAGATCGTTGCCCTCATGAAAAAAGCGGGCGTCATCATGACCCCCGCCGGTGCCACCTGGCCCTACGGAAAGGACCCCAACGACTCCAATATTCGTATTGCCCCTACCTATCCGACCCTCACTGAGCTGAAAACCGCCATGGAAACCTTCACCCTCTGTGTCCGCATCGCAAGCGCGAAGAAGATCCTGGCAGAAAAAGCAGCAAAATAA
- a CDS encoding ABC transporter ATP-binding protein, whose amino-acid sequence MDYEMKSPLEVRGLCKHYPAFKLEDVSFSLVPGTITGFIGRNGAGKTTTINSMLSFVRPDAGKISFFGLEYPEHDREIKEKIGFVSAGMTYYTRKKLKAITAVTKTFYPEWDDTAYRKWLEAFGLDEEKTPAELSNGMKIKYALALALSHGAELLILDEPTSGLDPVSREELVEVFLKLKDEGKTVFFSTHITSDLEKCADRILFLQQGRLKADDTLENFQAAWRIAECSGNIPEELKKAAHGCCRIRDGYTVLVRKEEAGVSETREATLEEIMIHLEKEAEEA is encoded by the coding sequence ATGGATTATGAAATGAAAAGTCCCCTGGAAGTCCGGGGACTGTGCAAGCATTATCCGGCCTTTAAACTGGAAGATGTATCTTTCAGCCTGGTGCCGGGGACCATTACCGGCTTCATTGGCCGGAACGGCGCGGGTAAAACCACGACGATCAACAGTATGCTGTCGTTTGTACGGCCGGACGCCGGGAAGATCTCTTTCTTCGGGCTGGAATACCCGGAGCATGACCGCGAAATAAAGGAAAAGATCGGGTTTGTGTCCGCCGGGATGACCTACTATACCCGGAAAAAGCTGAAGGCAATTACGGCTGTGACAAAGACATTCTATCCGGAATGGGATGACACAGCCTACAGGAAATGGCTGGAAGCCTTTGGCCTGGATGAAGAAAAGACACCGGCGGAACTTTCCAACGGCATGAAGATCAAGTATGCGCTGGCACTGGCCCTGAGTCACGGCGCAGAGCTGCTGATTCTGGACGAGCCGACCAGCGGCCTGGATCCGGTGAGCCGGGAGGAACTGGTGGAAGTCTTCCTGAAGCTGAAGGATGAGGGGAAGACGGTTTTCTTTTCAACCCATATTACTTCCGATCTGGAAAAATGCGCGGACCGGATCCTGTTCCTGCAGCAGGGGAGGCTGAAGGCGGATGATACGCTGGAAAACTTCCAGGCTGCCTGGCGGATCGCGGAATGCAGCGGAAATATACCGGAGGAACTGAAAAAGGCCGCGCATGGCTGCTGCCGCATACGGGACGGATACACCGTGCTGGTGCGGAAAGAAGAAGCCGGCGTGTCTGAAACCCGGGAGGCAACGCTGGAGGAGATCATGATTCATCTGGAAAAGGAGGCGGAGGAAGCATGA
- a CDS encoding helix-turn-helix domain-containing protein — protein MIGKNLQKLRKQKNMTQEALAEQVGVARQTIAKWETGESVPDLEMAAKLASVMEVSLDDLTNAPEYELDGHPGMRGKHMFGLVTVGDKGQIVIPVRARRVFHINPGDQLMVLGDENSGIALVNAQYFLEIAEGMQNGL, from the coding sequence ATGATCGGGAAGAATCTTCAGAAACTGCGGAAACAGAAGAACATGACCCAGGAAGCTCTGGCAGAGCAGGTAGGAGTCGCCCGGCAGACCATCGCGAAGTGGGAAACAGGGGAAAGCGTTCCGGACCTGGAAATGGCCGCAAAGCTGGCTTCTGTGATGGAGGTTTCCCTGGATGACCTGACCAACGCACCGGAGTATGAGCTGGATGGGCATCCGGGCATGAGAGGCAAGCATATGTTCGGTTTGGTGACCGTGGGCGACAAGGGACAGATTGTGATCCCGGTCCGGGCCAGGCGCGTGTTTCATATCAATCCCGGAGACCAGCTGATGGTGCTTGGGGATGAAAACAGCGGGATCGCACTGGTGAATGCCCAGTATTTTCTGGAAATCGCGGAGGGAATGCAGAATGGATTATGA
- a CDS encoding GGDEF domain-containing protein, translating into MEFFLNFLHQKVPKAGREIPAYYQRALMSSEVLLVIYFVICFFLFPLINSGKWEWSPLLFALLSGCCLWMLKRGGVKINQIKYAVVCIGWVCWNVRYFGWNSGVQHMMTLILMFAFFNVYDKPVSKLLWFLSILAIRVFLFYLSQMFSPLYRMSTRANTIYQTLNTITFFLMLACACIVFSSSVQETERQLRLRNQVLYKEAGTDSLTGLPNRRAMIEQIEQYCRSKNKIFCVAIADLDFFKQVNDTYGHKCGDYTLTRLTTLFKEHALERYSVCRWGGEEFCFFMPEMNLDQAGIVMNDLCSEVRKMNLLYEGNEFSITLSIGVEEYDFASSLDELLDAADDKLYKAKNAGRNRVVV; encoded by the coding sequence ATGGAGTTTTTTCTGAATTTCCTGCATCAGAAGGTGCCTAAAGCGGGCAGAGAGATACCCGCGTATTACCAGCGGGCTCTGATGTCCAGTGAGGTTTTGCTGGTTATCTATTTTGTTATCTGCTTTTTTCTCTTTCCTCTGATCAACAGCGGGAAGTGGGAATGGAGCCCGCTGCTTTTTGCGCTTCTGTCCGGATGCTGCCTGTGGATGCTGAAACGCGGCGGAGTGAAGATAAACCAGATCAAATACGCAGTGGTATGTATCGGCTGGGTTTGCTGGAACGTGCGGTATTTCGGCTGGAACAGCGGTGTGCAGCACATGATGACCCTGATCCTGATGTTTGCCTTTTTCAATGTATATGACAAGCCGGTCAGTAAGTTGTTGTGGTTCCTGTCGATCCTGGCAATCCGTGTATTCCTGTTCTACCTGTCTCAGATGTTTTCACCCCTGTACAGGATGAGCACACGAGCCAATACGATCTACCAGACCCTGAATACGATTACTTTCTTCCTGATGCTGGCTTGCGCCTGTATTGTGTTCAGCTCAAGCGTCCAGGAAACTGAACGCCAGCTGCGCCTGAGAAACCAGGTTCTGTATAAGGAGGCAGGTACCGACTCGCTGACCGGACTGCCGAACCGGCGGGCGATGATCGAGCAGATCGAACAGTACTGCAGGAGTAAGAACAAGATATTCTGCGTGGCGATCGCTGACCTGGACTTTTTCAAACAAGTAAATGATACCTATGGCCATAAGTGCGGAGACTATACGCTGACCAGGCTGACAACGCTGTTCAAGGAACACGCGCTGGAACGCTACAGCGTATGCCGGTGGGGCGGAGAGGAATTCTGCTTTTTTATGCCTGAAATGAATCTGGACCAGGCAGGCATCGTCATGAACGACCTGTGTTCCGAAGTGAGGAAAATGAATCTTCTGTATGAAGGAAATGAGTTTTCCATTACGCTTTCCATCGGTGTGGAAGAATACGATTTTGCCTCTTCCCTGGATGAGCTCCTGGACGCGGCGGATGATAAGCTGTACAAAGCGAAAAATGCCGGACGAAACAGGGTCGTAGTATGA
- a CDS encoding ABC transporter substrate-binding protein has translation MKKILTMMMALVLALGLCVFAAAEGADISGLTVTTPGGAPALALAVMAAENPGQYTTIAADTIAAAFAGKEADFIIAPLNAGAKLYKAGKSSYKLAAVVSWGNLFIAAQKEDLKAEDLNGANLTLFGENTINASVVLYALKENGIEPAEVTYLAGASDTQSLLLSDAEAMVVTAEPALTAAKMKNDKISAVSVNELLKQASGMEGYTQAALFVKAETAESNPDAVAEFLKQAEESCGKCTTDVAAVAEAAAALEILPNAKVAAAAIPGCAIRFVSAKDAKEQVEKTAQIDLSQFGGEVPADDFYYGAE, from the coding sequence ATGAAAAAGATTCTTACAATGATGATGGCGCTGGTATTGGCGCTGGGCCTGTGTGTGTTTGCAGCAGCTGAAGGCGCGGATATTTCCGGCCTGACGGTGACCACTCCGGGCGGTGCCCCGGCCCTGGCCCTGGCGGTGATGGCAGCGGAGAACCCCGGACAGTACACCACGATCGCAGCGGATACGATCGCCGCGGCTTTTGCCGGAAAAGAAGCGGATTTCATCATCGCTCCGCTGAATGCCGGCGCGAAACTGTACAAGGCCGGAAAATCCAGCTATAAACTGGCAGCTGTGGTGAGCTGGGGCAACCTGTTCATCGCAGCACAGAAGGAAGACCTGAAGGCGGAAGATCTGAACGGCGCGAACCTGACGCTGTTCGGTGAAAACACGATTAACGCCTCCGTGGTTCTGTATGCCCTGAAGGAAAACGGCATTGAACCGGCGGAAGTGACATACCTGGCCGGCGCGTCCGATACCCAAAGCCTGCTGCTGAGCGACGCGGAAGCCATGGTGGTGACGGCAGAACCTGCCCTGACCGCGGCGAAGATGAAGAATGACAAGATCAGCGCTGTCAGCGTGAATGAGCTGCTGAAGCAGGCAAGCGGTATGGAGGGATATACCCAGGCTGCGCTGTTTGTGAAGGCTGAAACTGCTGAAAGCAATCCTGACGCGGTGGCGGAATTCCTGAAACAGGCGGAGGAATCCTGCGGTAAGTGCACAACGGATGTGGCGGCCGTGGCTGAAGCGGCTGCAGCTCTGGAAATCCTGCCGAACGCCAAGGTGGCAGCTGCCGCGATCCCCGGCTGCGCAATCCGGTTTGTGAGCGCGAAGGACGCCAAAGAACAGGTGGAGAAAACCGCACAGATCGACCTGAGCCAGTTCGGCGGGGAAGTGCCCGCGGACGACTTCTACTATGGAGCGGAATAA
- a CDS encoding alpha/beta hydrolase, which yields MKLFLVFLLLLSLVGSSAAVAESASMLPDLPDKLPVEYKRTMKEGGGTVEKITYPSKDYTGDGAEVTKKALVYLPAGYSADQQYDLLVLCHGIGGSENEWGFLNPNCVGKNTVDHLIANGEIRPLIIVMPNGRSTANFGDTSFANMQSFYTFGQEIRNDLLPWMDAHYATYGAGLDDLSASREHRYMAGLSMGGMQTINIGLCECLDLFSAFGAFSAAPTSYPAAKVASEIKKFDNCPIRFFYNVCGIQDTTAYASASGAAKDLLKYTDQLTEDNWYWQECTGTHSFEIWNLGLFNFLRILGK from the coding sequence ATGAAACTGTTCCTGGTTTTTCTCCTGCTCCTGAGCCTGGTTGGTTCCTCCGCTGCTGTGGCTGAATCTGCTTCCATGCTGCCGGACCTGCCGGACAAACTGCCTGTTGAATACAAAAGAACCATGAAAGAAGGCGGCGGCACCGTCGAAAAGATCACCTACCCCTCCAAAGACTACACCGGTGACGGTGCGGAAGTGACCAAGAAAGCGCTGGTATACCTGCCTGCCGGTTATTCCGCGGATCAGCAGTATGACCTTCTCGTTCTCTGCCACGGTATCGGCGGAAGCGAAAACGAGTGGGGCTTCCTGAATCCCAACTGCGTTGGAAAGAACACGGTGGACCACCTGATTGCCAATGGAGAGATCAGGCCCCTGATCATCGTTATGCCCAACGGCCGTTCCACCGCCAATTTCGGTGATACCAGCTTCGCGAACATGCAGTCCTTCTACACCTTCGGTCAGGAAATCCGCAACGACCTCCTGCCCTGGATGGATGCCCATTATGCTACCTACGGCGCCGGCCTGGATGACCTGAGCGCTTCCCGGGAACACCGGTACATGGCCGGCCTGTCTATGGGCGGCATGCAGACCATCAACATCGGCCTGTGCGAATGCCTGGATCTTTTCTCCGCCTTCGGTGCCTTCTCCGCCGCGCCTACCAGCTACCCGGCTGCCAAGGTTGCATCGGAGATCAAAAAGTTTGACAACTGTCCCATCCGCTTCTTCTATAATGTCTGCGGCATTCAGGACACCACTGCCTATGCCTCCGCTTCCGGAGCTGCCAAAGACCTGCTGAAGTATACCGACCAGCTGACAGAAGACAACTGGTACTGGCAGGAATGCACCGGCACCCACAGCTTTGAGATCTGGAACCTGGGTCTGTTCAACTTCCTCCGCATCCTGGGAAAATGA